DNA from Intestinimonas massiliensis (ex Afouda et al. 2020):
GTTCTCCTCTTCCTTCTTGCGGCCGATGCAGAAGGCCAGGCCGGCCGCGGACAGGGAGGCGGACAGGGCCATCAGGCCCAGCGTGACAGAGGGGTCCACAGGAGCGGCCACGGTGCCGGTCTGGGGCAGGTTGCCCATGGGTGTGCCCTCATCCACAATCTCGGTCGCGCCGCCGTCGGGGCCCGGGTCCGCCGGAGAGGGCTGATCGGGGCTCTCCGTCTCGCCGCCGGGGGTGGGCTGGGGGTCCACCGGGTCGGAGCCGCCGGGGGTGGGCTGGTCGGGAATCTCGGTCACAGCGGTGTAGTAGACATCAATGATGACGTTGGACTGGATGTTCCGGCCGGTGGGCTCACCGTCCACGCGAACCCGCTCGTAGCCCTCGATGCTCTTTTCGGTCTGCTCGGTCACATCCCAGGAGTTGCCCTCTCGGATCTTCTCGGAGCGGTACTGGGTGGCCAGCACTCGATCCGTACCCTCCTCCAGGTAGTTGACGATGACCCGGTAGTAATCCTTTCCGCTGGGGCCCGGATCCGGCTCGGGATCGGGGGTGGTCTTCTCGCGGTAGTAAGTCAGCTCCAGAGTCTCCACCACGGAGGAATCGTCCAGCACGAAGGAGAAGTTCTTCTGGCCCTCCTGGTAGGTCTCGCCATTGAGCTTGGCGCTGCCCAGCACGTACTCGTAGTCGCTGTGGCCGCCGTAGGTGGTATAGTCGCCGGAGGCGATCCGGATGGTCTCGTTGGCGTCGCCGCGGCCGCCGGCCACCTGCACGTCGGTGACGGTGGTGGTCGTGCCGTTCACCTTGGAGATATAGGTGGCCTTGACCAGATAGCTGTAATACTCGTTGTCCTTCCAGGTGTTCACCACATCCCGGGTGCCGTCCTCGTTGGTCTTGTACTCCACCTGGTAGGTGTCCTTGCGATCCTTGCCGTCGCTCTTCACGGTGTAGATGATGGTACCGTTCTCCAGGACGCCCTTCTCTTTCAGGGTGTAGTCGATGAGCGCGCCACTGCCCTCACCCGCGTCGTTCCGATCGTACTTGGGCAGGCCGGTGAAGGTATAGCTCCAGTCGGGCGCGGCGGGAGCGCTCTCCACGGGCTCGGAGGTGGAAGGAGCGGACTCTGCCGGCGCGTCGGCGGCGGTCCTGGGCAGGTCCACGGAGTCCACCAGCACAGTGCCGTTGCTCTTATAGAGCTCGATGGTCACCCGTTCCGGCGCGACCCAGTTCTCAGGGGTGTTCTCCCACTTCTTCTCACCGGAAATGGAGATGGTCTTTTGCTGAATGGTGTTGGTCACGGTAAGGCCGTTCACGGACGCGGTGTAGCGCTCGCCCTCCACGGCGGCGGGCAGGCAGCCGTCCTCATCCAGGCCGTTTTCCCGGACGGTGTAGCGGTAGGCGTTCCGGCCGTCGTCATACTTGGGCAGACCGGTGAAGGTGTGGCTCCAGGTGTCGCCGTTCACGTTGGTACCGGGCTCATTCGGGCCCAGAGTCACGGTCTCATACTCGCTGCCATTGCGCAGCAGGGTCAGGCTGACGGTGGCGGGGCGGGTGCCGGCGGCGTTGGAGCCGTCCTTCCACACCTTGTTGATGGTGACGTCGGAGTAATCCTGGGGCTTGGTGTTGGTAATGGTGTAGTTGTCGCCGTAGGTCACGTCGTAGGTGAGGGTGCTGTCGCCCACGGTGTAGGTGACGCTGCCCTTGGTCTGACCCTCGGGGAGCTCCACCCAGGTTCCGTCGGGCGCGACCTCACGGACGGTGTAGGCGATGGCGGTATTGTAAGCGCTGTACTTGGGCAGGGTGGCGCCGCCGTCGCTCACGCCGAAGGTAAAGGCCCACTCGCTGCTGCCTTCCACGGCGCTGACGGTCTGACGGTCTACCTCGACGCCGTCGGCCAGAAGGGCCACGGTGACAGAGGCGGGACGAGCGGCGCTGCTGCCGTCCACCCAGACCTTCTTGCCGGAGACAGAGGTAAACTCCTGCTGGAAGGTGTTGGTCAGGTCATAGGCGCCCTGGGCGTTCCTGGCGCCGCCGGTGGTCTCGTAGCCGCTTACCGTGTCGGTCACCTTGTACTGGATCTCGCGGACGCCCCCGTCGTCATAGGCGTACCGGTCCAGGCCGGTGAAGGTGTAGGTCCAGCCGCCCTCGGCGGTGGCGGTGGCAGTCTTGCCGGTCACATTTGCAAACACGTTGGCTTCGGCCGCATCGGACTGGAGCTGGATGGTGGTGCTGGCGGGGTGGTGGATGCCGTCGGCAGGCAGCCAGCTCTTGGTGCCGGACACGGTGACGCCCTCGTCGCCGCTCTGCTGCTTCACGGTGTTGGTGACGGTGTAGCCGGTTTCCATGCTGCCCGCGATGACAGGGGTCTGATAGCCGGTGACGGTGTCCTCCGCCACGGTGTACTGAATCCGGCCGCCGTCGCGGTACTTGGTCAGGTCGGTGAAGGTGTAGGTGTTGACCAGGACGCCCTGCTCATCCGCCCGGGGCAGGTCGATGCTGTCCACCACGGTGGAACCGTCCATCAGCTTGATGGTGGCCTTGGGGCGGTCGGCGTTGGTGCGGGTGTCCTTCCAGATCTTCTCCACGCTGACAGCGGTGGTGTCGCCGTTCAGGGTGTTCTTCACGGGGAAGTGGATGGTGGCGTCGTCCACTTCGGCCTGCCCCACGGTGGCGTCGTAGTGGGCGGGCTCGGCTTCCACCACGGTGTAGCCGATGGCCGCGCCGGTGGCGTCGTACTTGGGGAAGGTGCCGTCAAAGCGCCCGGTGGTGGAGTCCTCCCAGTAGGTGATCACGGTGGGGGTGCCGCCGGGCTCCTCGGAGTCCTGCTCCTCTTCCTTAGCGTTCAGGACCAGGGTCGCAAGGGCGTTTTCCTTGTCCGCGCCGTAGAGGGAGAAGGTCAGACTGTCGGGCCGCTCGTCTTCAAAGCCCTCGTCGTCCCAGGTCTTGGTGACGCTGATGGTCATCTCGACCTGAGTCAGCTTGTTGGTCAGGTTATACTGGCCGTCCTCGCCCTTGTAAGCGATGGCGGGGTCATAGCCCTCGGCGTCGTCGGTGACGTAATATTCAATCTCGGCGCCGGTGCCCTCCCACAGGTCGGTGGTCTCGTTGTAGGTGAGGTCGTACTTGGGCAGACCGGTGAAGGAGTAGGTCCAGTCATAGGTCTCTGTCTCGGCGTTCCAGCCGATGGTCCGGGTGTCCTGCGCCGTATTGGAGCCGGTCTTCCACAGGCTGACCTCCACGGTCTGGGGCCGGGCGCCGCTGTTGCCGTCCACCCAGGCCTTGGAGCCTTCCACGGCGACGGTAGTCTGATTGACCACGTTCTGGATGGTGTAGCTGCCGTCGTCGTTCTTCACGATATGGGCGGAGTAGCCGGCGTCCTGGGACACGGTCTCGGTGATGGAATAGGTGTACCGGTCGCCGTTCTCGGCATACACGGGGACCTTCTCAAAGGCGCCGGACAGCTTGGTGCCAGACAGGGTCAGGGTCTGGAAGGGACTGCCGTCCCGGAGCAGGTTGACGGTGACCGCGCCCTTCATGCTGTCGGGGGTCAGCCACTGCTTCTCCACGGGGATGGACATCTCGTTCTGAATCTCGTTGGTGATGATGTTGTTCACGTCATTGTAGGTGACCAGATAGTCCTTGCCGTTGATGGTGGATACCTGGTTGCCCTCGGCCACGGCGCCGTTCACGTACTCGCGGACCACATAGGCATAGGCCTCGCCGGTCAGGATGTCACGGACGGGGACATCGTTCCAGGTGTGGGTCCAGTCGTCGGCAGCGGTGAGGGTGACCGGATCGCTGGTGGCGGTCTTGGTATGATTCAGGTACTGCTCATAGACCACCTGGACAGCGGTCTGGAGGCCGTCGGGGGTGGCGCCCCACTGCTTGGTGACGGTCAGATCCTGGGCGCCGGGGAGATAGGTGTTCTCCAGCTTCAGGTCCGTGGGGTTCTTCTGGCCGTTGACATAGACAACGCCGCCGGAGACCTTTACTGTGACGGTGCCGATGCTGGCGGGGTCGTGGGGATCGCCTTCGGGCAGGGTCTCGGTCAGGGTGTACGTATGGCCGGAGGGGATATCGGTGAAGGACACCGCGCCGGTATCGGAAGAGGCCGCGATCTTGGTGTGGGCGGGGTCCTTGCAGTCACAGGTCAGGGTGAAGGTCACGCCGGGCAGGGCGGCCTGGGTGTTTTTGTCCACCTTGGTGAAGCGCAGAGCGCCGAAGTTGCCCTTGACCGTGGGTACCGGGAAGTCCACGGTTTTCAGATGGGTCTCGGCGGTCTCGCCCTCGCCGATGCTGGGCCACTCGCCCTGATCGTTGGTCAGCATGAACTTCAGCGTGGCGGCGGTATTGGTCGGATAGGCGGTGGTGCTGCCGTCCGTATTGTCCAGACGGACGCGGTACTTCATGGTATAGCCATAGGTAGAAGGCTCGCTGGAGCCGGCGGGCTTGATCGTGGTGATGGCCGGATCATAACCGGAGGCCAGCACGTTCCACTGGAAGGACTCTCCGTCCTCGGCAGGGGTCACGGCGTTGGTAAAGGTTCCGGTGGTGGTCTCCCCCAGATAGGTGATGTTGGCGCCCATCTGGTCCTCCACCCGCCACGCCTGAGCCGCCAGGCGGATGGTACTGCCGATGGCCTCAAAGGCATCAAACAGGGTCTGGTTGTCATCGGCCTCATAGGCGTTGGTGGAGAAGCTGCCCAGCCACTGGCCGATGGTCAGGTTCTTCCATGTGGTGCCCGCCACGGGGCTGTCAATGCCGCTCACGCTGCCAAAGGGCTTATCCCCGGCCACGTCTTTGCCGTATGCAATGGAGAACAGCTTGGAAGCACTGGCGAGGCCCTTGATGGCCGAAGCCACGCCGGCCACGTCACGGACATCATTGGTGGTGGTGTAGCTGCCACCGCCCTTGGTGCCGTCGATGCGTTTCGTATCGGATTGGTCTTTATTTACATGGAAAGTGGGGGCTCCGTCCGTCAGCAGCACGGTATAGAGGTACTCCATCCCGTTCAAAGGCTGACCATTTTTCAAACCATCCTGCAGCAGGTTCCGGGCCAGCATCAGGCCGCCCTCGATGTTAGTGCCGCCCTTGCCGTCGCCGTTGCCCACCCGGATTCCACTGTCCAGCCCGGTGCCGATGATGTTCTTCAGCGCGGTGATATTGGCGGCGCCGTTGGCAGCATCGTTGACATCATACCACTGAGAGGTATAGGTCTTGGCATCGCTGCCGAACGCGATGATCTGCACCAGACGCTTGTCGCCCTCCTGAGCGCCGGTCTGGGTGGCGAAGGTGTCGATGAAATCCTTGGCCGCCTTCTTCGCCTGGGTCAGACGAGCCTCATAAACGCAGTCAGGGGTCACGGTATAGTGATTCTCCGCCGTTCCCCAGCAACCGTCTACGTCACAAGTACCGTTAGGTCCTCCCATAAAACCGCCGTGTTTATCTATGAATGCATGGCGGCCATCACACAACCAGGAACCGCAGTTGCAGCGGTTCGGCGTATGGTTAGCATGGTCCTGCTCCTTGCCGCACTTGGCGCAGTCGTCCATACTGTTGGACACGTCCAGCACCAGCACCACGGCGCTGTCGGGGGTCTTGCCGGGGATGGTGGTCAGGTCCTCGGTGGTCTTGACCTGGAGCGTGATCTCAAACTCATTCTCCACCTGGGTCCCGGCCACACTCTTGGTAATCTCCAGGATGGCGTCGCCGGCCTCTTTTGTGGTCTCGGCCACGCCGTTGCCGTCCTTCTTGAAGTACCGCGTGCCGCCCGCATCCACGATCTGGGCGGTACTGTCGTACTCGTCCTCCACCCGGGCCGCAAAGGCGGCGGCGGGCAGGAGGCCCAACACCATCACCAGCGATAGCGCCAGGGCCAGGGTCCTCTTCATTCTCTTTGCCATCATGTTTCATTCTCCTTCTTAAAAAGAGTGGAACATTGTGGCGGCCGGACGAGCCTGGCGGCACAGCCGCTTTAGCCTCCTGGCTTTGCGTCCCGGCCTTTCGGCCGGTTTGCCTCTGCACGTGTTCTGCTTTCTCGGGTTCGCTGCGTCTGTCTGCCAGACTTGGAAAAGGGCGCTCCTCTTTCTCAGTTCTCCCGGCCCGGCGCATCCCCCTCCTCTTCCTGCTCCAGCAGGGTACTGTCGATCAGGCGGATGAGCTCCAACGCGCTGCGGAAGGGCTCCGTCCTCCGGCCGTCCGTCCAGGTGACCGTCCCCTGCCAGGTGGCGTTCTGCGTATTGAGGATGCGCACCACGAAGGTCTCCCTCTCGCCTGTGGATTGCTTCACCAGCAATCACCTCCATCCATATGAGAGGCTCTGCGTGTTCTATGCACCAAGTCTAACTCAGAAAAGATACATTTCGGTCACATTTCAAATATTGCTGAAAAAAAGAATCGGACTCCTGTAGCAGAAGTCCGGTTCGTTCTACCCCCCGTCCACGTGGCTCTTGATGCGCTGGGTGATCATATCCAGCGCCACCAGGTTGTGGCCCCCGTCCAGCACCACAATGTCCGCATACTGGCGGCTGGGCTGGACAAACTGCTGGTGCATGGGCTTGACCGTATTCAAATACTGGCTGATGACCGAGTCCAGACTCCGGCCCCGCTCCTTTACGTCCCGCAGAATGCGCCGCAGGATTCGCACGTCGGCGTCGGTGTCCACAAAGATCTTGATGTCCATCAGGTCCCGCAGCTCCTTAGGGTGGAAGATCAAAATGCCCTCCACGATGACCACCTTGGTGGGCCGCACCTCCACCGTGTCCTTGGAGCGGTTGTGGATGGTATAGTCGTACACCGGGCAGTGGATGGTCTGGCCTGCGCACAGCGTCTTCAGATCCTCCACCATGAGGTCGGTATCGAAGGCGTCCGGGTGGTCGTAGTTGAGCTTGCAGCGCTCCTCATAGGGCATATTGGGATGGGCCTTATAATAGTTGTCGTGGTAGACCACGCTGACGTTTTCCCCAAAGTGGTCCTTGAGATGCTGGGTCAGGGTGGTCTTGCCCGAGCCGGTCCCGCCGGCGATGCCGATGATCATGGTGTCCATGCGTCCCGCCTCCTCGTTTTTCCCAATTATAAAGGATACAGACGGCTTTGACAATCCCTCTTGCGTCCCTCCGCCGGACGGGATACAATAGCCCTACGGAAAGGGGGGGCACCCATGGAGCTCAACGAGGCCGCCCGCGCCGCCTTCAACGCCATGCGGGAGGGCATCACCATCATCGACACCGACGGGATCATCGTCTTCGGCAACACGGCCTACCGGGAATTTCTCAACAAGGAGGCCGGAGGCGATATCGGCCCCATCGAGGGCTACCGGCTCCGGGACCTGCGGCCCGGCGCCCGCCTGCCCGATGTGCTGGCGAAGGGCGAGCCCATCCTCCATCTGACCCGGCAGGAGGTGGAGGACTTCTACTTTGTCAACCTGTACCCCATCTACCGGGACGGGGTGCTTCTGGGCGGCCTATCGGTGGTCACCTTCCTGGACGACGCCTACCGGGCCCGGGAAGAGCTGGAGGCCATGGAGGCCCGGAGCAAGCAGGTCCTCCACCGCATCAACAAGGCCAACGGCGCCCGGTATACCTTCGACGACATCGTGGCCGAGAGCCCGGCGGGAGCCCAGACCAAGGCCCTGGCGGAAAAGATCGCCGCCACCGACGCTACCGTGCTGCTGGAGTCGGAGAGCGGCACCGGAAAGGAGCTCTACGCCCAGGCCATCCACAACGCCAGTCTCCGGCGGGAGGGGGTCTTTGTGGCCATCAACTGTGCCAACTTCAATCCCAACATGCTGGAGTCCGAGCTGTTCGGCTACGTGGAGGGGGCCTTCACCGGGGCGAAAAAGGGCGGCAAGCTGGGGCTCTTCGAGGCCGCCGCCGGCGGCACCCTCTTCCTGGACGAGATCTCCGAGATGGACCTGGGCCTCCAGGCCAAGCTGCTCCGGGTGCTTCAGGAGCGCCGCATCCGTCCGGTGGGCGGCGTCAAGGAGATCGACGTGGATGTGCGGGTGATCGCCGCGTGCAACGCCGGCCTGCCGGACTATGTGGATCAGGGCAAGTTTCGAAAGGATCTCTATTACCGCCTCAACACCTTTCCCATCCACATTCCGCCCCTTCGGGAGCGGACCGGCGACATCCCCGCCCTGGCCGCCGCCATTCTGGACCAGCTCTCCCACAAGCTGCGCCGCCCCTTTACCCTCACCGACGAGGCCGTGCGCCTCCTCCAGGCGCATAGCTGGCCCGGCAACGTGCGGGAGCTGCGCAACGTGCTGGAGTTCTCCGCCTACCTCACCCCCTCCGGCATCATTACCTGCGAGGCCTTCCCCGCCGACCTGCGCCGCCCCGCGGAGCACGACGCCGCCCTCCCTCTGGTCCAAAGGGTCCGGGCCTTTGAAAAGCGGGAGATCCAGCGGCTGCTGGCCCGGAACGGCGCCAGTCTGGAGGGCAAGAAAAAAACGGCCGCCCAGTTGGGCATCTCTCTGGCCAGCCTATACAACAAGCTGAACGCGCCTGACTTCTAGTTTTTTAGAAATCAGTTCCAGCATTTTAGAATTTCGCCATTTGCAACGGCTTGGACCCCCATTCGTCCCGCAAAACATGTCGGATTTCTAATATTTTAGAATTGCGGTGCGGCCAATTGGCCGCGCTCCGCCCCGTTCCCAAAACCCGCGGCGCCTTGTCCCCCAGGCGCCGCGGGGCTTTTTTATTTTTTTCTCAAGTTTTGGCACGCCCCTTGCTTTGTTAACTAAGCGCAAGCGAGAAGCCCCACAGATCGCGCTGCAAAAACGAGGAGGTATTTGCATGTTAGCAGCACTTGGTTTCATCACAGTCATCGTCATGCTCGTCCTGATCATGACCAAGAAAGCGTCTCCCCTGGTCGCCCTCATCGCGGTCCCCGTCATCACCGGCATCCTGGCCTGCTTCTTCATCGCAGTGGTCCCGGAGGGCGCCCCGGAGGGGACCGCCGGCGTCGTCAACTTCATGGCCAACTTTAAGTCCCTGGGCAAGATGATCACCGGCTCGTCCGGCATCGGCTCCGTGGCCGCCACCGGCGTCATGTTCATCTTCTC
Protein-coding regions in this window:
- a CDS encoding sigma-54 interaction domain-containing protein; translated protein: MELNEAARAAFNAMREGITIIDTDGIIVFGNTAYREFLNKEAGGDIGPIEGYRLRDLRPGARLPDVLAKGEPILHLTRQEVEDFYFVNLYPIYRDGVLLGGLSVVTFLDDAYRAREELEAMEARSKQVLHRINKANGARYTFDDIVAESPAGAQTKALAEKIAATDATVLLESESGTGKELYAQAIHNASLRREGVFVAINCANFNPNMLESELFGYVEGAFTGAKKGGKLGLFEAAAGGTLFLDEISEMDLGLQAKLLRVLQERRIRPVGGVKEIDVDVRVIAACNAGLPDYVDQGKFRKDLYYRLNTFPIHIPPLRERTGDIPALAAAILDQLSHKLRRPFTLTDEAVRLLQAHSWPGNVRELRNVLEFSAYLTPSGIITCEAFPADLRRPAEHDAALPLVQRVRAFEKREIQRLLARNGASLEGKKKTAAQLGISLASLYNKLNAPDF
- a CDS encoding Cna B-type domain-containing protein — protein: MMAKRMKRTLALALSLVMVLGLLPAAAFAARVEDEYDSTAQIVDAGGTRYFKKDGNGVAETTKEAGDAILEITKSVAGTQVENEFEITLQVKTTEDLTTIPGKTPDSAVVLVLDVSNSMDDCAKCGKEQDHANHTPNRCNCGSWLCDGRHAFIDKHGGFMGGPNGTCDVDGCWGTAENHYTVTPDCVYEARLTQAKKAAKDFIDTFATQTGAQEGDKRLVQIIAFGSDAKTYTSQWYDVNDAANGAANITALKNIIGTGLDSGIRVGNGDGKGGTNIEGGLMLARNLLQDGLKNGQPLNGMEYLYTVLLTDGAPTFHVNKDQSDTKRIDGTKGGGSYTTTNDVRDVAGVASAIKGLASASKLFSIAYGKDVAGDKPFGSVSGIDSPVAGTTWKNLTIGQWLGSFSTNAYEADDNQTLFDAFEAIGSTIRLAAQAWRVEDQMGANITYLGETTTGTFTNAVTPAEDGESFQWNVLASGYDPAITTIKPAGSSEPSTYGYTMKYRVRLDNTDGSTTAYPTNTAATLKFMLTNDQGEWPSIGEGETAETHLKTVDFPVPTVKGNFGALRFTKVDKNTQAALPGVTFTLTCDCKDPAHTKIAASSDTGAVSFTDIPSGHTYTLTETLPEGDPHDPASIGTVTVKVSGGVVYVNGQKNPTDLKLENTYLPGAQDLTVTKQWGATPDGLQTAVQVVYEQYLNHTKTATSDPVTLTAADDWTHTWNDVPVRDILTGEAYAYVVREYVNGAVAEGNQVSTINGKDYLVTYNDVNNIITNEIQNEMSIPVEKQWLTPDSMKGAVTVNLLRDGSPFQTLTLSGTKLSGAFEKVPVYAENGDRYTYSITETVSQDAGYSAHIVKNDDGSYTIQNVVNQTTVAVEGSKAWVDGNSGARPQTVEVSLWKTGSNTAQDTRTIGWNAETETYDWTYSFTGLPKYDLTYNETTDLWEGTGAEIEYYVTDDAEGYDPAIAYKGEDGQYNLTNKLTQVEMTISVTKTWDDEGFEDERPDSLTFSLYGADKENALATLVLNAKEEEQDSEEPGGTPTVITYWEDSTTGRFDGTFPKYDATGAAIGYTVVEAEPAHYDATVGQAEVDDATIHFPVKNTLNGDTTAVSVEKIWKDTRTNADRPKATIKLMDGSTVVDSIDLPRADEQGVLVNTYTFTDLTKYRDGGRIQYTVAEDTVTGYQTPVIAGSMETGYTVTNTVKQQSGDEGVTVSGTKSWLPADGIHHPASTTIQLQSDAAEANVFANVTGKTATATAEGGWTYTFTGLDRYAYDDGGVREIQYKVTDTVSGYETTGGARNAQGAYDLTNTFQQEFTSVSGKKVWVDGSSAARPASVTVALLADGVEVDRQTVSAVEGSSEWAFTFGVSDGGATLPKYSAYNTAIAYTVREVAPDGTWVELPEGQTKGSVTYTVGDSTLTYDVTYGDNYTITNTKPQDYSDVTINKVWKDGSNAAGTRPATVSLTLLRNGSEYETVTLGPNEPGTNVNGDTWSHTFTGLPKYDDGRNAYRYTVRENGLDEDGCLPAAVEGERYTASVNGLTVTNTIQQKTISISGEKKWENTPENWVAPERVTIELYKSNGTVLVDSVDLPRTAADAPAESAPSTSEPVESAPAAPDWSYTFTGLPKYDRNDAGEGSGALIDYTLKEKGVLENGTIIYTVKSDGKDRKDTYQVEYKTNEDGTRDVVNTWKDNEYYSYLVKATYISKVNGTTTTVTDVQVAGGRGDANETIRIASGDYTTYGGHSDYEYVLGSAKLNGETYQEGQKNFSFVLDDSSVVETLELTYYREKTTPDPEPDPGPSGKDYYRVIVNYLEEGTDRVLATQYRSEKIREGNSWDVTEQTEKSIEGYERVRVDGEPTGRNIQSNVIIDVYYTAVTEIPDQPTPGGSDPVDPQPTPGGETESPDQPSPADPGPDGGATEIVDEGTPMGNLPQTGTVAAPVDPSVTLGLMALSASLSAAGLAFCIGRKKEEEN
- the udk gene encoding uridine kinase, which translates into the protein MDTMIIGIAGGTGSGKTTLTQHLKDHFGENVSVVYHDNYYKAHPNMPYEERCKLNYDHPDAFDTDLMVEDLKTLCAGQTIHCPVYDYTIHNRSKDTVEVRPTKVVIVEGILIFHPKELRDLMDIKIFVDTDADVRILRRILRDVKERGRSLDSVISQYLNTVKPMHQQFVQPSRQYADIVVLDGGHNLVALDMITQRIKSHVDGG